The stretch of DNA ACAGATCCAACCGGCCACGTGATCGAGGAAGTAACGGTCGTGGGTAACGGCAAGGACAGCGCCCTTGTAGTCAGCGAGGTGCTTTTCCAACCAGAGCACCGACTCCGCATCCAAGTGGTTCGTAGGCTCGTCGAGAAGCAGCAGGTCAGGCTCAGAAAGCAACAGCTTGGCCAGGGCTACGCGACGACGCTCGCCACCAGAAAGGTTAGTAACCGGCGCATCGGAAGGCGGGCAACGCAGCGCGTCCATTGCCTGCTCAATCTTGGAGTCGATTTCCCACGCGTCAGCTGCGTCGAGTTCTTCCTGCAACTTGCCCATTTCTTCCATGAGCTCGTCGGTGTAGTTAGTTGCCATTTCCTCGGCGATGGCCTCGAAGCGCTGCTTCTTTTCGAAGATTTCTCCCAGGCCCTCTTCGACGTTCTCGCGGACCGTCTTTTCCTCGTTCAGAGGTGGCTCCTGCAGCAAGATGCCGACAGTTGCGCCTGGATCCAGGAAAGCCTCGCCGTTGGAAGGCTGATCAATGCCGGCCATAATCTTCAGGATCGAGGACTTACCAGCACCGTTAGGTCCAACAACACCAATCTTGGCACCTGGGTAAAAGGCCATTGTCACGTTATCGAGAATGACCTTCTCGCCATGTGCTTTGCGCACGTTCTTCATCGTGTAGATGAACTCGCCCACGTTTTCCCCTTATATAGAGAGTCCAGAATTTAAGTCCCCTAAAGGGTACATGACGACTCTCTGGAGTGGGCGCCGACCGTGCTTTATCGACGCCCACCTTCCCCGAACACCACTAGGCGGAGTGCTGCGCCATCTCTGGCGAGTCCTCCCCCAGGCAATCCTGGTGTTCGGGATCGTCAAAAGGGGGCTCTTCCTCCGGCAGATCAGTCGCGGGTGCAGCTGCAGCCGACTCATTGACCGGTTCCGAAGCAGCTCCTTCCGCTGCCGTCGTAACCGTTACCAATTGGGCCTTGAACTTGGCGTCGAGCTCCTCCAGCATTTGTTTGCGTCGCTGTGGCCCGAATTCCGTCGCTACCACCATGTACTTATTCAAGTCCAAACCAATGTGGGTTGCTTTGACATAGGTCTTGAATTGGCGCTGCCCGTCTTGCATCCACTCGCTGGACATCAGGAATCCGGAAACGATAACGCTGCTGCCTTTCGCAGCAGACATGAAGGTGTTCATTCCGAGGTTGTTCCAGGCCTCAACTTCGATAAAGAGCTGGTTGTAGTTCTGCCAGTTTCCATTGCCATCCTGGCGCGCGCTGGAACAGGCCAAGCGGAACCGAACTACCTCGGCATCTTCGCTCACGCGTCGCTTAATGGGCTCGCTGACAATGTTGCCGGTCAAAGTGATTGGATATTGTGGCATGGTTGTTCTCCTTTTGTGTGGTTGATGAGGCCGCAGCGAAAGCACGCGCTGCAGCCGTTGTCACCATGCCAGAAAGCAAGAAACCCGCCGCTGCTATCGACTCCGAGAATGTGGATAACCGTGGTTATCCACAGAGGTTCTTCCCAGGGACGCGGAGGGCAGGGGCGGGCGTCGACAAGCTTTGCTTTAATCGAAGGTTTTGCCGTAGTAGTCGGCTTGAGGGTTCTTTCCGGATTGGTAGGCTGCGAGCTGCGCATTGTAGTCGTCGAGGTCTACTTCACCGGTTTCGGCTGCCTTCCGGTCATAGACACGAGCTTGGCGGGCATCGTCGGTGTACCAGTTCCAAATCAACACCGCCCACACGATGAGCAGCGGGAACTGGCCAGAACCCCAACCGATGCCGCCGCCGACCTGCTGGTCACGCAACAAGTCATCGGTCCACGGCAGTCCAAGGTTGAGGTAGAAGTCGTA from Corynebacterium epidermidicanis encodes:
- a CDS encoding single-stranded DNA-binding protein, translated to MPQYPITLTGNIVSEPIKRRVSEDAEVVRFRLACSSARQDGNGNWQNYNQLFIEVEAWNNLGMNTFMSAAKGSSVIVSGFLMSSEWMQDGQRQFKTYVKATHIGLDLNKYMVVATEFGPQRRKQMLEELDAKFKAQLVTVTTAAEGAASEPVNESAAAAPATDLPEEEPPFDDPEHQDCLGEDSPEMAQHSA